In the genome of Caenorhabditis elegans chromosome IV, the window CAAACGGAACTGTGCAATTTCCGGCTCCAAATCCATGTCCGATCATTGCGAGTTTTTACAAGAATCGGAATATGCTACAAGAGTATTAATTTAATATCTAATGCCTctaatttcttattttaatttcagctatATGATTTCAAAATCGCTGGAAATCGCTATAGTTTCTCAAATGTCAAATGGAAATCTTGATGCTGCTCTAGATTTGGCAATTGATGCGAAAGAGTTCATCGAACAAATGTCAGATGATGATAAGCGATATTATGAAAGTCTGGAAATCCATGAACGAAAATTCACATCGATTTGGGTTTTTACGAGGTGTTGTGGACATGCTTCTAGCATTCTTGAACGGCAAAAGAAATATGGAATGGCTGTGGAATGGCAGAAAGATCTTCTGATTACGAATAGTAAGGacatttgagtttttgaaaaatccatgTTTCTTTTTAGAAGATATCCAATCATACTGTATCGATTCACGTGGAATCTGGTGGGATCGAATGTTGCTCAATTTAGATTCACATTTAAAGGTTAGTCATTAAGTGCTTTTTGGATGAATAACCATAATGATTCaggagaaaaaagaatgtgcaaaaatgattcaaattGCTCTCCAAGATCCTTCGATTCTTGAAAAAGAGCTCCTAATGATTCAAGATCGAGctctaaaattgaaagaaatgcCTGCTGATTTTGTAACACCTATCAATATTGGAAATCCGGAAAAGAAGACAATTACAGCGAATGTTATAACGAAAAGCTTAGGTGACGGGAGAATCAATCGATTTATGATAAGAGATCATGAAACTGATGATGACGTGGAATGTTCTGTAGAAGAAGTTACTCGAAGACATTATCTTGAAAATGAAGGATTTTCTACAGGTAAGTGAactgaaattgagaattttaattttaaaccgggggcagatagctcagtcggtagtggtggccgctagcagtctggaggtcacgagttcaagtccggcctcaccccctaggttcacccagcctctattgggaagtggagcaatccacgactggattatcggccacagtccccggctaggacgtggcttaaattacagcccagagggatcaccaccaggcagtgtacctgaatcccagatccgcagtgcatagcacttgaagaacggatcgtcctttaatcctttaatcctttaaaacTTTTAGGTGTTCATGATGAAGGTTCCACGTGGCATACTCTGTTCGGACTTTTCTTTTATGACGTCATCTTCGCAACGGATGAATCAGTTGAATCCACGTGGCTCAGTGAGCTGCAAGATTGTCCGTCTGATCTCAGTAATACTCTGTATTCGAAACGAAAAGAAAAGTTCGAGGACCGATTTGTGTGGTTAGAAGAGGCTGAACAGGAGcttattgaagaaaatattcGAAAGATATGGGATCTGAAGCACAACGAAACGAATCGTGAATGTTCGTGGAAGCAGTTTCCAATGGGTGCTGAAGATTGCGTGGTGGGTTATTCGCATTACatgaaaaacttaattttttttttaatttcagagctTTTTCCAATGTATTCCTCGCCCCGCATTGATATTGATTCTTCGTCGTCTTGCTGAAAACTATCGAAATTCGAGGTCTGGATTTCCTGATTTGACGCTTTGGAATCCTGAAACCAAAAGAGTTGCGGTAGTTGAAGTTAAAGGACCAGGCGACCGTCTCTCAACAAAACAACGTTTATGGCTTGCAATTTTTGCTGATAGTGGAATTCGAGCAGAAGTCTGTCATGTTGCTGCACAAAACTCTAGACTACTGGTATaaatatttacttttaaaTATCATTCTATGTGATTCGTTAATTCTGTTTAATAGGTACATAaagtttcgtttttcttttattataATCATCATTTTACTCTTAATATCCGAGGAAAATGGAGAGGGggccaaaaaatgcattttgtttttcttaagGCGAGCTGTACGCAGATGGAAGTGATTGTTGTTGGGAGCACATGAAGCAACGGGAAATGTATGAaatactggaaaatttgagccaaaaaaggagaagaaaatATTGGGAAAACTAATTGCAAACGGGTGGATGTGTATAGACTTTGTACAGACTAGTAGAGAGCTCAgataatttggattttttggaaaagcgTAGAAATCAGATTGGGTGCATGGGTTACAAGTAAAGCGAAAATGTGGAAATAGATATATAGAAACATGATTGATGTGTGAGTTAACGAATGATGATCTATCCGAATGAATCAACTGAATCTATCTAACTGGACATTGTTCGTTCAGACGAGCAAATGCCATTTCAGAGATACCATAATAATGGACAAATGCAGCAATAACGACGCAGGTGTGGAATAGCTGATGAGATTGgaactgaaatattaaaagttaaaattaagattaattttttgaaaccgtACCCAAATATCACATTTTCCTGGGAAAAATCGTTCTGGAGTTCGTGTGGCATAGAGCCCAGCTCCAAGTAAGTAGAGGAATGCCATCAGAAGTAACCAATGGAATGAATTATCCGCAAATAGAGAGTGAACTCCGTCGGTTATTATATAGTGAATAGTTGGGATGACAcctataaaaaaaaattgaaattaataattagagcatttaaacattttatcagtttcatACCACTACATCCCATTCCAACAAAGACAGCTGCTCTGATCGGTCGGAATCTTGATTCACTGAACTTATCCCACAACGAGACGACTATAGCTCCGATTCCAAGTACAGAAACCATTGCAATATAGGTAATCTTTGGTTCTCTCCGACAATAAAATCCATAATAGATCCATGGAATGAATGATCCAATAATGAGTAAAGAGATTCCCATGTAATCAagtttacaaaatattttcacgaCATTTACAGAATGACACGAGAGAGTGTGGAATGCGAACGAGAGTCCAAGACATAGAACGGCACCAGCGAAGAAGAATGAGAAGACTACCtgcaaaattattatatttatttagAGATTTcctgttttgaaatttaatcaTATAAACTTTTATTCCGCATGTCAAGTTGATATCATTTCCtaatcaaattaaaactttcagttattgaaaaacaattttattgtcGGAATTTATTGACTATTTAAGATTAATTTGTGATTTCAGAACAAACATGTTTGTTTCGTTACATTTGATATTACACAGATGCAAAATTTCGCGCTTTTGTCTCACAAACAACCGAAAATTTAACTTCAAAATGGTCTCTAAAGGAGTTCTGTTTTTCTTTCGacattttataagttttttattgtttccacatttttgtctaattatttggtgaaaattcaaactttttcaatgaaaaatattaaaaattaaaggaaaATTCACAGAATTTCTTGAAAGCGAAAACGAAAGAAgcttttgttttggaaaaaaaacattaaaaaactcgaaaaataactttttttttgtaggttTCAGaggttattttgaaaaccttagattttttaaattttaatcatgCTTAAGaactataattttaatttcgaaattttgcaaatggaTGATAAAAATACGCGATTTTTTAagacaatctattttttaaataattttttacttacTTTTTCCTGGAATTGAATATGATTATCCGGTCTTGTCAAAAACCAACAAGCGAGAAAAAAGAAGGCAACGCATCCAATAAGATGTGTCCAAATGTTACCAGTTTCCGTGTGCAGTGACCAAATACTCTTGAAACATTCCGAAAAAGATGGTAGAGGTGGACGATGACCGTGTCtataattatttgatttttttattattttaaaaaaatacaattctaCCTCAAAAATTCGTTATCCTGCAGCCATTCTGGtaaatgttcatattttaatACTTTCCAACGGGCTTCGTAAGTTTTTGTCACAATTCCAGTTTGTTCGGATCGATCTTCTTTGACGTCAACTTCCagttcatcttcatcatctttcCGTTTATCCGGAGTTCCTTGCAGGTTTATTTCACGCCATTGCCCTCCCTTTTTACGacgatatctgaaaaattatgcgaatttttaaaataaaaaatttctttcaagCATTTGTCTAACCTAAGAATCGTATGTTTTGGCATTGCCTCATCATCACTTCCAGCTCGAATTCTTCCAGCAAATGACGTGGCACGTGATCGATGTCCTTCTTGTTGTGGAAGAAGCTCTGAATCAGAGCAAAAATCAGCGTCTTCATCGTCTGAATTTGTTGGGGAAACGACCGTTGTTTTGCGGGAGTAGAACACTTCGATTTTGTCGCCAGTTTTTCTTGCTTCCggatttttcacctaaaatttcagtattaTAATTAGAAttgtataataatttttaggttttttgatCTCTGCTCAACTTTCTTTTGTTCAAGTTTCCATTTAGTCTGATCGTTCTATTCCCGACGACAATCACGCGAATGGACTGATAGATAACCGCATGTTCTCTTATCACACATTCTCTCATTGTATCATTTGTGTCGCTAGTTAGGTTTATCACTGGAAAAGGTTTGAATTTACATCGCAATCGCGCCAGTCAAAAAAACGACAGTTTTCAACGAAAAGGGGCGAGAAATCTTGCACGTTTCGTCAGATGATGATGAATTGATatataatttagaaaaaatatgaacgttttttaattttaacatcaatattatttttcttcttcaatccTACCTGTACAGTTGTGCTGTCCTCGACAACCAATTCGCCTGAATCAGCGTCATTGAGGTAGTGCCCAAGGGCTCGATTGACCTCATCTGGATTCATTCTTTGCCTGAAATATGAACTTTGTCTTcatgtttgcaaaaaaatgaaaagaaaagatgatAGAATACATTGTAGTGATCATGAGCAACACACGAATCGCATagcaaagaagaagaaaccagcattattcaaataaaaaaagttgcgATAAGAgacaaaatgaaattgagaataaaggagaggttttttttgataaatcgcACTTTCTGTCTCGCCATTCGACTGCCCACGTGACGAGAAAGCACGTGGAAAAATAGAGGAACCACAATAAATGAGACCTAGAGATGATAGGGAAATACCTCTATTTAATACATACATTATGTATTGCCTTTGtggtttaaaattatttaaaaaacttactttatTGATTTCAGTTAGTTTCGAGAAATAACGAATTTTCCGAGAAGTTTCCGAGAAGAAATGACACAATTTCGCAACAAATTCCATAAATGGCTCATTCTGTGAAAGCTCGCCCTATTGTTAATGAGGTGGGTTTTAAAAGAgagggaatttcaaaaaatgttttttggagggattttctttgattttctatgAAGAAAACACGCTGGAAAGAgctagaaaactgaaaatgaacaAGAAAAAGTGCACAGGAGGCGGCAATTGTCTATCGGGGAAGGGTGGGAGGCCAAATGTCCAGTctatctctctttttttgttttattctcTGCGTCTTGGCAACTTTGCGTCAAAGGTTGTTTTTTCAGACACATGTGTTCAAATATAAATGACAATTGATGACGGAGTGAGAGGAATCACCAAAGAAAATGAATATAAAAGTCCAATATATCTCATCAGActacaataatatttttaaaattatttagaaatttgtttGTGTCTAATCGcgcaaaaaactgaaaactgagCCTCCAAAAggttaaaaaatcagaaaaaaaatcagagagaACAAAACATTTCCTACTGTAACTTCAAAGGCACatactttgaatattttttgcaaagcgCGGCAAGACCCTGCATAATTGGACTATTCTTGAAGTTTGCAAAACAGAAACAGATCTTTTCAAAGCACATTATTCTGCTTTCTCTGTAGAATTTAGCTGTCATTTGTGATAAACGACTAGAATATATTGTATTGTTACTTATAGAGGTTATCATGGCCTATCAAGGTGCAAAGTACCAAAAAATGGATTCAAAGTTGaagttttgtttgttttcctgttcattttgtagtttttggtCAACGAACGCTTTGTTTTGCATCAACAATGTAATTCTTTGTTCCGGACCACTAGAATCTTCTCGAGCAGTTTCCAGATAGGTTGCTCGCTCACACATATTTTAACTAGTAGAGTGTGCAGAGAAAGAAAGAGGAGTAGGCCTATTTAGCCATGGCATCCCACCGCCGTTCTGGCCGAGTGGTCTAAGGCGCTGCGTTCAGGTCGCAGTCCTCTCAGGAGGGCGCAGGTTCGAACCCTGCGGACGGCAAATCTTTTTTAATCTGTTTAATTtaatcagtttgaaaaatatatcaagTTTCAAGTAGATTCAGCCGAATGttgtgtgattttttgaaacccatatttttaaaatttgttcttcTTTTACATTTATCATATGCCATCcttgaaaaaaacagaaagtaAACATAGTGATATTCACACAAAAGCGAACGCACCTTTGACATTCTTACTTTTTTCATCTTGTCAATTTTGTCCAACACCTTATCATAATCATTTGCATGTATCTGTTTGCCTATCATATCACTGTTTTTCCCAGAGACTCTACGTTCTGCTATTGATTGTTTTTAACTAATATGAATTATCAAATAtatcattttttagttttatgtTTTGTATTTATTACGAAACATTCAAATGCTATAAACCTATGTGAAGAATCTTACaaaccaatttttagtttCCGAATTATCGGTGGAAATAGTATTGATGAGTgagttggaatttttaaagtgaaaaaagttaaaaaaaaaacaacattcaGTGGGGCAAATTGGATGGCCAAATTAGTTTCCTATGGAGATAATGGACAGGGAATCTTATGTGGAGCAACTGTTATCGATGACTTTTGGCTCGTTACAGCGGCTCATTGTGCATTgtaaggtttttttaaaattaatgctGTTCATGTAAATTTTATACAGGGATTTGCatcaaatttgccgaatttgcagtTTGCCGAGCtgggcaaattttgaaatttgcccaAACCTAATGGTTTCGAtctgaaactttattttttgaaataacagcATTGTGATTCATGTTTTATTCAAGAAATCCCCACGCGCATTAGGCAAAAATCGAACGAGACCCAGTGAACTTAGTTTTTATCCATtaattttgacacttttttagcttgaaaaatattgcgaTTTACCGAGTATGACCACGACACGgcaaatttgttgaatttgcCGGACACCCCTGATTTTatagcaaaattgaaaaaaaaacatttaaagcTGCACgagagaaattaaaatttttaaaaaatttactgtttcaccgAAGTTAGTTAATCGTTTGAAAGAATGCTAGCAGTattaaataatatattttattttaaaggcATTTCTGACAATTTCTCAATTACAGGCAACTTCAAACTCGATCATTTGTTTATGTAAGAGAACCCAAAAACAACAGGGAACGGTCATTTTCAGTGAAAGAAGCATATATTCATAGTGGATACAATAATCAAACTGCTGATAATGATATCGCTTTGTTGagagttagttttttttcaaattaaaaaaaaagttgtaaccTGTTGAGTGGTATTAGAAAATTGTTGactttgcaaactttttggaacttttaaaaccacacttttggaaaatttaaacgGTTGTGATGAGAGacatttttccatgaaaagtGAAGATTTCgcaataaaaaatgtggtggatttaaaaatctacaaaacgAACACTCCTGTTCAAAACTAGAcatatcaataattttcagaaacatttcaaaaacttatttcgaattttaaaccCGCAAACTAGTCTCTACAAATTTTCATCATCcgctctgaaattgaattttacttttttccagatatccTCAGATCTGTCAAAACTCGGAATAAAGCCTGTTTGCCTCGTTCATGATGACTCTAAACTTCTGAAACAGTACAAAAATGGAGTTGTCATTGGTTACGGGTTAACTTTGGGAGAAGGTGAGTTGCATACTTTCTAGtattgcttaaaaatttttgtaaattttttaggatGAGAACCAATAAAATTAATACTCAGAAATCCAGCAATTAGTGCCTCTATAGAGATTTTAACCACAAAATAACTAAAAGaaacttaacattttttagaaacccAATAAACCACTTTGAACGTCGTCAACAAAACGAAAGCCAATTCTAATAATTCTTAAATGGTTACtacaattatttaattttaagattccTCTGGTGAACCAAAGCTTATCAATAGCCAAACCCTTCAAAGTACTTCTGTTCCAATTATTTCTGATGATGATTGCGTAAAAACGTGGAGATTTTTGTCATTGTTATCCGTGAAAATTACCGGATATCAAATATGCGCTGGAGCATATCTTCATGGAACGGCACcggtaaacatttttattattattttaaattgatacTATTGTTGTGGAAGTATTAAAACTGGTAAATTCAATGTATTATACATGCAGCTGAAATAGTTTCATTAACAGAGAAGTTgtagaaaataattataactCCGTTGAAACAGTGTTcaatataaaacatttaatctttgaataatgcaaaaaattatttcagggTGACTCTGGCGGTCCTTTATTAATTCATAAAAGTAATGGAGAATATGTACAAATTGGAATTACAAGTTATGGAGCTGATGGGTTAGATGGAGTTATTGATCAAGGGAAGTTTCCAGGTAAGTATATAAGAAATTGtactcaaaaagtttaaaggttcaaatacatgttttaaaaagatatatatatatatatttcaattCCCACCAACATCAAAACTTTCGAATTGCACAAACTCCATTCACATCtgtcaattcaaaaatcacacatagcttcgagttttttttcgggatCCTATGAAAACACACATTCTCTTTATTATCTTTTCTAGCATAgttaattccattttttccaatttttataatttttccctTGAATTTTTCGTTGCAAAAGCaagttaaaaagttttatatttaCACAATGCGTTGTATTTGGAATAGATTTCCATACAAAATATTGGGTAAACATTGAAATCTGATGATAGTGCCATGCGTAGAACTCTTACTGTTGAAAATCGACCACATTTGTTAGTGAAATTTTCGCCCAAACAATTTTACTGGGCTTGcgatcaacaaaaaaagcgtTAAGACTTTGTTGccaaaaactaaaagaaaaaattggaaaatttgttcTTTGCAAGTTGTAAAAATaacttaatttaaaatattgctTTCAGGTCCTAtcattttgttggtttttttaaatgattttttaaattttcaaatgagtataactctgaaacctgaatttttggcaagaaaATGTTGTCTATTGGATAAAGTATTTTTCATggcaataatttcaaaaattatagcaCCCGACATCTCGCGAGTACATTTTGATGGAATTTCTTACATCTTGAAACATGGCGGTCAAATGTTTTCCATCTAGTTTTTTAGCTCAAGTATAATGTTAATATGTATAATTGCTACATTAGTTTCAGAAAGTCCAAagagaattaatttttggaaaaacttcaaattgaaattgttttgaaacattgaaaaatatgcaaGACTATTTCCGTCGATTAGTCAGTTTAGGTGTAAGACATAATCAATTTCTCTTAAAACCCTAAATTTATCCAgtcatttcttttgaaaatattgtaaaagAATCTCTCACTAACAATGTGCTGAAGTTAGTCCTGGCTGTCATCTTGGTTTTGCGAACCCCTCATTGTCTTCTCAATTATTTCGGAGAGCTCGTACTTGGTACATTATTTTTAGAAGGATGCACCCTAAATAACAACACGAACCCTTACAGCTTGTACTaaggttttcaaaaaccaaacgTTTCggatttttagtttcaaaacaataGTAGAGTTTTCATATTgctcaaaaacacaaaaatcaagttttcgtAGATCATGTGAGAATCtagaattcaacaaaaaaagacaatAGAAGTGCGAAGAAACTAGAAACCTTTATAAATCttttaacttttataaatatttcaacttttccttTCTCAgctcctttttcatttttttaaaaaatattttcaggtgtcTACACAAGAATTTCCAAGTATGTTCCATGGATTCAAGGTGTAATTGGAAAAACATCAATGAGAAGTAGTGTCACTTCATCATCtccaatttatttcaattttcttccaattttctcaatcATTTTAACAGTTTTGTGGTGAAAAAGGTGAAATCATCGCGGGTTTATGTTGCATTTTACAACTATTTGTACCCATAAAGTTGATCAACTTCAAATAACCTTTTAACCTTGAGTTTgaggaaatttccaattgagACACGTGAAACAGTTGCAGAATAATTTTCCGCATATTGTAAAGTCGTCACACGTGGATAATTGTGTTGTCTATTTTTATCCTTTGAGagtatttcttattttctctGTGGTAGTTCCCAAGTTTCTCGGGTTTCAGTACATTTCCGAGAGCCagttcttcgaaaaatttgaccATAGGATTTCGAAGAAACGGAGCAAAGTaacaagtgagtttttaagaTTTAATGCTAAAACTATGACTTTATTTGgaacatttattttccatGTTAACCTTAACGTTTGCGTTTTGTAGAATTTATTCAAACTGAATTATTTGTAATAGGTTATTTACCAAGTGTAATAGGTTATTTACCAAGTAAAGAATGTTGATATTTCCTAGTTGAATTTAAATGttcaaatcagaaattttacgcaaaattaaaataaaatttggaatataatattttttctgtttcaattatGTGCCAAATGCTAGAAGTTTATAATTGAGATGCTTCTCGCAGGTCTTTGAAAATACCtttccttcaaatttttttgcgttcATCAGAGCAAAATACTAATAATCAGGAATACAAAAAAAGCTGTCCATATAATCCAAGAAGTCTCTAGATTCCGCCCACAAAACTTGTCAAAACTCTATTTGCACACTTTCACCTCCTATATTGATACCGCCCGCACCTTGTCCCCtcactttttttccgatttatCCATCTGTCGGATACTCtgtattttcaatgttttatcaGTACAACTTGAGGAGGTCACTACTTGACTTTTAACAAGATCTTTTACATAGTTACCAATCCATACGTTTTTACTTTTGATTTGGGCACGTTTTATGTTTCgacttttaattttgaatcaattttgtattctcaaaaacaagtttgtttctaaaaaatgaccAAACAGAAAAAGGTCTCTATacgattgaaaaatttcacaaacaaCAAAGATCCCTTTCGTCTGAAAACGATACGGTCGTGTCAAGACCCGGCACTGTATTCTGGAGTTGTTTAAAGGCTCGTCCTACTTCTGTTTAGGTCCCCCACGATCTCAACCGTTTTTGCCGTTGATAACACGAATTGCTCAGagttaacaaaatatttaaaatatccCACATTTTGTTACATCGTATGAAACGATTCATTCCTTAGACTtttcaattgtatttttcatcaagaccaacattttttctgcCGATCATGGGGGTATAGCTCAGTAGTAGAGCGCTCCCTTAGCATGGGAGAGGGCTGGGGTTCAATTCCCCATACCTCCAGaacgttttggaaaaatttggtatttcCCATAGCATCCATAAtaagatttttccaattttttaatgccaCATGATTTGGTTATTCTAAGAACTTCCTTCTATACGTACGTCTCAGAGTAATACATCAAGTGTTCGACCTTTAGTAAATAAAACTAATCTTTTGTGGAAACACAAAGCGGGTTAGAAGTTTTGATTGCTAAATCAGTCATCgggcaaaaaagtttaagatGATCAATTGGCAGTTCTTATCGAGCATTTCAACGGTTCAATATTTTAGAGTAAAACTACTTTCTAGTAGgcacaataaaaaaattttgtagaaaaagtttactgtttcatgtttttgttaaattttgcagGTCCCTCTTGTTATATTATCTATAACATTCTCCGTGTACGttcaattgtttgaattttttcagaaatgacaATATCTTATTCTggtaacttttttcgattaCTTCTCCGATGGAAAGGTTGGTTTCTAAATtggaatttgttcaaaatttcaaaattccaggtTCAATTTGGAGATCCGTTTGGCGAGAACTTTTCTTGTTCCTCTTCCTATTTTACTTTATCCGATTCTCAGcaccacatttttttaattacacgGATCCAACAGACTCAAAAGGTTATCGGTATGTTAGGGAACTTGagaattgagtttttgatttaatttatttcaggaaaatattcaaagtgaTGTGTAATGAGTTTCACGAGTATACCAAAATGATTCCATTGACTTTTCTATTGGgattttatgtttcaaatgtAGTTTCAAGGTTAGTTTGAAGTAGAGACATTTCACAcggtaaaaacaaaaaaccgcAATAATGAGTTCTTGAAAATTACTGTGCTCTTCAAAAGAGCACATcgttttgcatttaacaatatcttatcgtgtcgagaccgggctccgtattttttggaaataatttcgCATCTCGGTTTTATGTGAAACCCACTatcataaattattttttccacagcgaacatattttaaaattctactGTTTCACCGTGCTCGTAAAGACAAACGAGTATTTATGGTTTTCAATTCAAGGTTTATCAATATTTCAGATGGTGGCGTCAATTCGAAACCTTACGCTGGCCTGAAGATTTTCTATCAATTCTGTGTCTTCTGCTCCCTTCAAAAGAATCTCGCCCAGCCCGTCATCAAATTGCTCGTTACCTTAACCTTACTTCGGCATTGGCATGGTGGGTATTTAATGAttataagttaaaaaaaatatttttttcaggcgtGACGTATCAACAAAAATTCGTCTTCGTTTTCCAAGTCTTCGGAATATCATCGATGCAGGTTTATTGACGGAGAAAGAATATGAGAAGTTGCAAGATATAAATGTAAGTAAGGCTGTCATATTAATGTTGCCAGTTTATgtgacttttaaaaatttatgtgaaactgtaaaaatttttttataatcttTTGAGTAaagattttctaaaactcaatttttttaggaacCATCTCCTGGAATTCGATGGCTGACACCTCTTCATTGGGTTCAACAACTGATTGATGCGGAAATTACAGCTGGAAGAGGATCAGTCAATTATGTATCAGTGGCTACGAACGAATTGAAGGCATACAGAATATCATTTAGAAGACTTTATTGTCATGATTGGGTCTGTGTTCCATTGGTTTATACTCAGgtatgaatttattttttaaactcatttaaatcaaatttatatttatgtaTGAGCGTTCGAACAAATATTATAAactattatgaaattttttttttaaatatccaTTTTCCATGATGAATAAACCAATTGATAATGCAccacaaaatatttcagaaattcacttcctaaaaagaggaaaaaataaagtatgaAAACTTTGTCTGATAAAAACTGCTGTTGTTtcataaaagttattttttttaaagtaaaaaaaaacatttctttcaGGTAGCCGCTCTTGCCACATATTCCTATTTCTTCTTCTGCTTATTCGGTCGTCAAGATCTGAATCATGATGATTTCTATTCTCTTGAT includes:
- the fan-1 gene encoding Fanconi-associated nuclease 1 homolog (Confirmed by transcript evidence), whose product is MKKAKKEKKEKIIKPDGPINFNRSIMAAFEKQSRGKICPLCETKFSLASYKSHMNTCNVADDDEEIEVIATYTRDEAILMRAGPEIILGDASFSDKSENPTKRRKTDEREVPSEDDIVPEVPGPSGIVKNHEMPSESLDVTEISENIEKVIKKSPEWINHRRRSSRLLQNSQKDQADNANKEDPVKKETATISEVLQAIERFEQRVSGPEQTWPYYIKITIKIMKRVISTEKFDGTFYADDFWLPSDIITFYRFVELLSEGAKCLLVRLFIRKPAWYNLEKLEQKYPEIPNIKEAVSELAKGHFIDDDSSMKTLDEALQISDVVALKNVTKKFKLDGTKNRQELIQSLRKFAQSQQSIFGGTGNVEKSILKSLKQELGPCVRVRGGFVDLFKCLFTIYCPVTTNSANVIDNPSTTNVYQDLLYLMLSVANGTVQFPAPNPCPIIASFYKNRNMLQDYMISKSLEIAIVSQMSNGNLDAALDLAIDAKEFIEQMSDDDKRYYESLEIHERKFTSIWVFTRCCGHASSILERQKKYGMAVEWQKDLLITNKDIQSYCIDSRGIWWDRMLLNLDSHLKEKKECAKMIQIALQDPSILEKELLMIQDRALKLKEMPADFVTPINIGNPEKKTITANVITKSLGDGRINRFMIRDHETDDDVECSVEEVTRRHYLENEGFSTGVHDEGSTWHTLFGLFFYDVIFATDESVESTWLSELQDCPSDLSNTLYSKRKEKFEDRFVWLEEAEQELIEENIRKIWDLKHNETNRECSWKQFPMGAEDCVSFFQCIPRPALILILRRLAENYRNSRSGFPDLTLWNPETKRVAVVEVKGPGDRLSTKQRLWLAIFADSGIRAEVCHVAAQNSRLLV
- the fan-1 gene encoding Fanconi-associated nuclease (Confirmed by transcript evidence), encoding MLSVANGTVQFPAPNPCPIIASFYKNRNMLQDYMISKSLEIAIVSQMSNGNLDAALDLAIDAKEFIEQMSDDDKRYYESLEIHERKFTSIWVFTRCCGHASSILERQKKYGMAVEWQKDLLITNKDIQSYCIDSRGIWWDRMLLNLDSHLKEKKECAKMIQIALQDPSILEKELLMIQDRALKLKEMPADFVTPINIGNPEKKTITANVITKSLGDGRINRFMIRDHETDDDVECSVEEVTRRHYLENEGFSTGVHDEGSTWHTLFGLFFYDVIFATDESVESTWLSELQDCPSDLSNTLYSKRKEKFEDRFVWLEEAEQELIEENIRKIWDLKHNETNRECSWKQFPMGAEDCVSFFQCIPRPALILILRRLAENYRNSRSGFPDLTLWNPETKRVAVVEVKGPGDRLSTKQRLWLAIFADSGIRAEVCHVAAQNSRLLV